The following coding sequences lie in one Alloacidobacterium dinghuense genomic window:
- a CDS encoding efflux transporter outer membrane subunit — MIDRAWLVLLVLTLTGCTVGPNYKRPQIAAPDAYRGLAPDAAAQTTASIADEKWWTVFDDQQLQALIRKALAQNYDVRIAATRVLQAQAQVGITRADQFPAIYGGASAANTRIPKTKLLDATNTSSNLVNLSLSWELDFWGKYRRATESARASLLATEWGQKAVIWSLVSNVASAYFQLLELDAEMEISRRTLTSRKESLRLVEIRQTGGTTSMIDVRQSEQLVYTAAASIPDLERRIEQQENLISILLGDNPEPITRGKTLVENHFPPTVPAGLPSSLLERRPDIQSAEQQLVAANAQIGVAKAAYFPDISLTAIAGYNSTALTNLFTGPAGFWSFGGQLAQPIFTAGKLRSNVRLAEAQQQEGVLFYQQSIQQAFGEVSDSLIAYRKDQEYRAQEELLTVAAQDTVRLANVRYDGGVTSYLEVLDSDTRYFNAQIALAQAELNERLALVQLYNALGGGWQQ; from the coding sequence ATGATCGATAGGGCTTGGCTGGTTCTCCTCGTCTTAACGCTGACGGGCTGCACTGTAGGCCCAAATTACAAGCGTCCGCAGATCGCCGCTCCAGATGCCTACCGCGGACTCGCTCCCGACGCAGCGGCTCAGACCACAGCGTCGATTGCCGATGAAAAGTGGTGGACTGTCTTCGACGATCAACAACTGCAAGCCTTGATTCGTAAAGCACTGGCGCAAAACTATGACGTGCGCATTGCGGCGACTCGCGTCTTGCAGGCGCAGGCCCAGGTGGGAATCACGCGCGCGGATCAGTTTCCGGCCATTTATGGTGGCGCGTCTGCAGCCAACACACGCATACCTAAGACAAAACTGCTGGACGCGACAAATACCAGCTCAAACCTCGTGAACCTTTCACTGTCGTGGGAGCTGGATTTTTGGGGAAAGTATCGCAGAGCAACTGAGTCGGCACGCGCCAGCTTGCTCGCAACAGAATGGGGTCAAAAGGCTGTGATCTGGAGCCTCGTGAGCAATGTTGCGTCCGCATATTTTCAATTGCTGGAATTGGATGCTGAGATGGAGATATCGCGCCGGACGCTGACGTCCCGCAAAGAATCACTACGGCTGGTAGAGATACGCCAAACCGGCGGCACGACCTCCATGATCGATGTACGCCAATCTGAGCAGCTGGTTTACACGGCAGCTGCGAGCATTCCTGATCTTGAACGGCGGATCGAGCAGCAGGAAAATTTGATCAGCATTCTTTTGGGCGATAACCCCGAACCCATCACACGTGGAAAGACTCTAGTCGAAAACCACTTTCCACCCACGGTTCCCGCAGGTCTACCTTCATCTTTGCTGGAAAGGCGACCCGATATTCAATCTGCCGAGCAACAACTGGTTGCAGCCAACGCGCAAATTGGGGTAGCAAAAGCGGCGTACTTTCCAGATATCAGCTTAACGGCAATAGCCGGCTATAACAGTACAGCTCTTACGAATCTCTTCACAGGCCCGGCAGGTTTCTGGAGTTTCGGTGGCCAATTGGCTCAGCCTATCTTCACCGCCGGAAAGCTTCGCTCCAATGTCAGGCTGGCGGAGGCTCAACAGCAGGAAGGGGTGCTGTTCTACCAGCAGTCCATTCAGCAGGCTTTCGGTGAAGTTTCAGACTCGTTGATAGCGTACAGGAAGGACCAGGAATATCGTGCTCAGGAGGAGTTGTTGACTGTTGCGGCGCAAGACACCGTCCGGCTAGCAAATGTTCGCTATGATGGCGGCGTCACGAGCTACTTGGAAGTACTAGACAGTGACACACGATACTTCAACGCTCAAATCGCTTTGGCCCAAGCAGAGCTCAATGAGCGGCTGGCGCTGGTGCAACTCTACAATGCACTCGGCGGGGGATGGCAACAGTAA
- a CDS encoding alpha-galactosidase, translating into MQSQLRSLFPNLLLEICNDGGRMVDFSSAANGDYFSISDSYDPLSNRRAFFDASYVLPPAMLETYVEKWPTASIDNFRYVLRSGMMGWFTLMLDTAWNAEEHATARKAIAPYKSELRPLIREADLYHVSPRPDGVHWDGTEYFDGVHGKGVLFAFHGSSTDEPRHAFVLQGLKPEGYINFHFKTTLPKTIVFQVAN; encoded by the coding sequence ATTCAGTCTCAGCTTCGGAGTCTGTTCCCAAACCTGCTTCTTGAAATCTGCAATGATGGTGGCAGAATGGTGGATTTTAGCAGCGCGGCGAACGGGGACTATTTCTCAATCTCGGATTCGTATGATCCGTTATCGAACCGGCGAGCCTTTTTCGATGCGAGCTATGTTCTGCCACCGGCAATGCTCGAAACCTACGTTGAAAAATGGCCAACGGCGTCCATCGATAATTTTCGATATGTGTTGCGTAGCGGCATGATGGGGTGGTTCACGCTGATGCTTGATACGGCATGGAATGCGGAAGAGCATGCAACCGCTCGTAAAGCAATCGCGCCCTATAAATCAGAGCTGAGACCCCTGATCAGAGAAGCTGATCTTTATCACGTTTCGCCTCGACCTGATGGTGTTCACTGGGATGGGACCGAATATTTCGATGGCGTGCATGGCAAGGGTGTCCTCTTTGCCTTTCATGGATCATCAACTGACGAGCCACGGCACGCATTTGTATTACAAGGCTTGAAACCGGAGGGATATATCAACTTTCATTTCAAGACCACACTTCCCAAGACCATCGTCTTTCAGGTCGCGAACTGA